The DNA segment GGCGAAGTGCTGGGCATCGACCTCGACATCCGCCCGCACAACCGTGAAGCGATCGAAAGCCACCCGATGGCCAAGCGCATCAAGATGATCGAAGGTTCGAGCATCGACCCGGCCATCGCCGCTCAGGTGCAGGCTGCGGCCAAGGGCAAGAAGGTCATTCTGGTGCTCGACTCCAACCACACCCACGACCACGTGCTCGAAGAGCTGCGCCTTTACGCGCCGCTGGTCTCGGTCGACAGCTACTGCGTGGTGATGGACACCGTGGTCGAAGACATGCCGGCCGATTTCTTCCCGGATCGCCCTTGGGGCCCGGGTGATAATCCTAAAACCGCAGTGTGGAAGTACCTGGAAGAGAACCAGGATTTCGAGATCGACCAGCAATTGCAGAACAAGCTGCTGATCACCGTGGCGCCGGACGGCTA comes from the Pseudomonas sp. RSB 5.4 genome and includes:
- a CDS encoding cephalosporin hydroxylase family protein: MTDNSINQAFEAECREQIAQQGDDQKLTGLARDFFNESAKHKYSYHFSWMGRPIIQLPQDMMAMQEIIWQVKPDLVIECGIAHGGSIIYYASLLELQGHGEVLGIDLDIRPHNREAIESHPMAKRIKMIEGSSIDPAIAAQVQAAAKGKKVILVLDSNHTHDHVLEELRLYAPLVSVDSYCVVMDTVVEDMPADFFPDRPWGPGDNPKTAVWKYLEENQDFEIDQQLQNKLLITVAPDGYLRRVR